From one Colletotrichum destructivum chromosome 3, complete sequence genomic stretch:
- a CDS encoding Putative 14-3-3 protein, with the protein MASSEVDQKFLGKWAKTVENDNPLLSSMLYKILGLSLSLAEQLVTAKKQRRPEASRTPQSLDLIFHIIWLSREGLVMLQQYVIPMVGNHTELRVLAYKLRASFYHIFVLFHNKPVVSTMGIATPDTMADFTPPRLDKGKGIAREDWNSSQGSIQPTHALEGGPVNPPPGFAPRSGSGLPAAFLEPPRDYLPEAHKYFKEAIALADQHLWGSHSLRLSVKTEYAAFLYDCVHDTDGSRKLAKETISEVYEATEGMDDDMFSDACELVTVLGKMMKRGLGSSNNTLTKGTSPSPAAPPGTTMAPGMENPI; encoded by the coding sequence ATGGCTTCCTCCGAGGTGGATCAGAAGTTCCTCGGCAAATGGGCGAAAACCGTGGAAAACGACAATCCGCTCTTGTCCTCGATGCTCTACAAGATCCTCGGTCTCTCGCTCAGCCTAGCGGAGCAGCTCGTTACGGCTAAGAAACAGCGCCGGCCCGAAGCGTCTCGAACGCCCCAGTCTCTCGATCTCATCTTTCACATCATCTGGCTGTCAAGAGAAGGTCTAGTCATGCTGCAGCAATATGTCATTCCCATGGTTGGAAACCACACTGAGCTCCGTGTGCTGGCGTACAAGCTCCGGGCCTCGTTTTACCACATCTTCGTCCTGTTCCACAACAAACCTGTCGTGTCTACAATGGGCATCGCGACCCCCGACACCATGGCTGATTTCACGCCACCGAGGCTagacaagggcaagggaaTCGCACGGGAGGATTGGAACTCTTCACAGGGGTCAATACAGCCGACAcacgccctcgagggcggaCCGGTGAACCCTCCGCCAGGGTTTGCTCCCCGAAGCGGATCGGGCCTCCCCGCCGCCTTCCTTGAGCCACCGAGGGATTACCTCCCCGAGGCCCACAAGTACTTCAAGGAGGCCATTGCTCTGGCCGACCAGCATCTCTGGGGCTCTCACTCACTTCGACTCTCGGTCAAGACGGAGTACGCTGCCTTCCTCTATGATTGTGTGCACGACACCGACGGGAGTCGGAAGCTAGCCAAAGAAACCATCTCCGAGGTCTACGAGGCGACGGAAGGAatggacgacgacatgtTTTCCGATGCCTGCGAGCTGGTCACCGTTTTGGGCAAGATGATGAAGCGGGGGCTCGGGTCCAGCAACAACACGTTAACTAAGGGGACCAGCCCCAGTCCGGCCGCACCGCCAGGGACCACCATGGCGCCGGGCATGGAGAATCCCATCTGA
- a CDS encoding Putative FMN-dependent dehydrogenase, cytochrome b5-like heme/steroid binding protein has protein sequence MPMSHQRGNPGGQDTALATATPPPRSPSAQYRPNSTPHPPPWVPVPPLHRHPEGEAVLQRRGPPRTSLPTPRRRQPTSNVMPPPTLHPAEVSRHNRLDDLWLVIDGHVYDFSAFVREHPGGIAVILQCAGKDATDVYSEVHGPNLVRSTLPPDCHKGVLAPGAVLAKPRQHSFQQQQQQRQHQQQKPQETMAGARRALESLPSKPPLDTLISAHDFEQAASASLSPKAWAFVSSAATDLHTKARNASAYSLIGLRPRVLVDVAAVSTSTTMLGHPMRSPIFCPPTAMARLVHPDGEKELARACRSAGVPQCVSVSASFPLDEILAAQAAHQPATPYDVPVFFQLYVDKDRANSERLLRSAQAQGVKALFLTVDAPIPGKREADERVRSDESLGSPISGARAVNDAKGGALGRIMGSYIDASVNWSDIAWLRRTVPGLPIVLKGVQTWMDAERAVEAGVEAIVLSNHGGRSLDTSPATVTVLLELQKNCPHVFDRLEVYVDGGVSRGTDIFKALCLGAKAVGVGRGLLYGLNYGAEGVERFIEILRDELETTMKMCGVTSLDQVHPGFLNTLAVDHLIPGRQHNPNTPWRRDRHSRL, from the exons ATGCCCATGTCGCATCAAAGAGGAAACCCGGGGGGGCAGGACACGGCGTTGGCAACGGCAACCCCACCACCGAGATCCCCTTCGGCGCAATACCGCCCGAACTCAACAccacatccccccccctgggTACCGGTCCCACCGCTGCACCGGCATCCGGAGGGGGAAGCCGTCCTACAAAGACGCGGACCGCCCAGGACTTCACTTCCGAccccacgacgacgacaacccaCGTCAAATGTCATGCCGCCCCCGACACTCCATCCCGCCGAGGTATCCAGACACAACCGCCTCGACGATCTCTGGCTCGTCATTGACGGCCACGTCTACGACTTCTCTGCCTTCGTCCGCGAGCACCCCGGGGGTATCGCTGTGATCCTTCAGTGTGCCGGCAAGGACGCTACCGACGTCTACTCTGAGGTCCACGGCCCCAATCTCGTCCGATCCACGCTTCCTCCGGACTGCCATAAGGGCGTCCTGgcccccggcgccgtcttggcgAAGCCTCGACAGCATAGtttccagcagcagcagcagcagaggcaacATCAGCAACAGAAACCCCAAGAAACCATGGCCGGTGCTAGGCGGGCCCTCGAGTCCCTCCCCTCCAAACCGCCCCTCGACACCCTCATATCCGCCCACGACTTCGAACAGGCCGCGtcggcctccctctcccccaaaGCCTGGGCCTTTgtctcctccgccgcgacGGACCTGCACACCAAGGCCCGCAACGCGTCGGCCTACTCCCTCATCGGCCTGCGCCcgcgcgtcctcgtcgacgtcgccgctgtCTCTACCTCTACCACCATGCTCGGCCACCCCATGCGCTCCCCCATCTTCTGCCCCCCGACCGCCATggcccgcctcgtccacccGGATGGCGAGAAGGAGCTCGCCCGCGCCTGCAGGTCCGCCGGCGTCCCGCAGTgcgtctccgtctccgcctcCTTTCCCCTGGACGagatcctcgccgcccaggccgcccACCAGCCCGCCACCCCCTACGACGTGCCTGTCTTCTTCCAGCTGTACGTCGACAAGGACCGCGCCAACTCGGAGCGCCTGCTCCGCTCCGCCCAAGCCCAGGGCGTCAAGGCCCTCTTTCTGACCGTCGACGCCCCGATTCCCGGCAagcgcgaggccgacgagcgcGTGCGCTCCGACGAGTCCCTCGGCTCGCCCATCTCTGGCGCGCgcgccgtcaacgacgcCAAAGGCGGCGCCCTGGGCCGCATCATGGGCAGCTACATTGACGCCTCGGTGAATTGGTCCGACATCGCCTGGCTTCGCCGCACCGTGCCGGGCCTGCCCATCGTCCTTAAGGGTGTACAGACGTGGATGGACGCCGAACGCGCCGTTGAGGCTggcgtcgaggccatcgtACTCTCCAACCACGGCGGCCGGAGCCTCGACACGTCGCCTGCCACCGTCACGGTGCTACTGGAACTGCAGAAGAACTGTCCGCACGTCTTTGACAGGCTGGAGGTgtacgtcgacggcggcgtctcgCGCGGGACCGACATTTTCAAGGCGCTGTGCCTGGGCGCCAAggccgttggcgtcggcagGGGGTTGTTGTACGGGCTTAActacggcgccgagggcgtcgagcgcTTTATCGAGA TTCTGCGAGACGAGCTGGAAACGACCATGAAGATGTGCGGTGTCACGAGCCTCGACCAGGTTCACCCGGGCTTTCTCAACACGCTGGCCGTGGACCACCTGATCCCTGGACGACAGCACAATCCAAACACGCCCTGGCGCCGTGACAGGCATAGCCGGTTGTGA
- a CDS encoding Putative SANT/Myb domain-containing protein, with amino-acid sequence MKKSKKNKSKHLQDPAAGTGNGDGNFSTTTVTIQADDNASDTMTLVDVFPNMSVGDLFESDDNNTSVETSFTPSSEVSTDDQSTPGAEASNSELDLKTSHKKGRNSRHQKKAEVADDVEREPGISANTSSAETSTILEKLTSSEASSAEIEMAQSTTSGETASNEASTSGGESSKSGCASSSAQSSNAGNWTPSEDAFIISMKNGGESWASIGNAINRGKNEVRKRWHVAKINAANSESGGDSQTESGGDVSQSDSVDETQSDQSQEGQKANEKFKSKAERKAARKADQKKNKGKTMADDTTKETGDCAPKPKRHGQKAKKHEGIKSSEGPSTPKTTPSSNSIGDSPNSSLRSRLALLRDTTSTSSSTSSATSNDGEYGDGPPNQCYTRELARQERYIRRHVNPTLYPSPPPPLSSLMLPPKIANPPSLLDKRQRRDDKILASLVSQREATKWLEMQANFYNVTGRMVPLHMIKTRCDAEEDRGKAAGIQYWAASVAHDKEMLDPNEGTDAPEDALVDSDEDDEE; translated from the coding sequence ATGAAGAAGTCAAAGAAGAACAAGTCAAAGCACCTCCAGGATCCTGCCGCTGGGACTGGGAATGGCGATGGAAACTTCTCAACTACTACAGTGACCATCCAAGCCGATGACAACGCCAGCGACACCATGACGCTTGTTGATGTCTTCCCTAACATGTCCGTCGGTGACCTCTTTGAGtccgacgacaacaacactTCGGTTGAAACTTCTTTTACCCCAAGCTCAGAGGTCAGCACCGACGACCAATCTACTCCTGGCGCAGAGGCCAGCAACAGTGAGCTTGACCTCAAGACCTCCCACAAGAAAGGGAGGAACAGCCGACaccagaagaaggccgaggttGCAGATGATGTGGAAAGGGAGCCTGGCATCTCGGCAAACACATCTTCTGCAGAAACAAGTACCATCTTAGAGAAGCTTACATCATCTGAAGCTAGCAGCGCTGAGATAGAAATGGCCCAGTCAACTACGTCTGGTGAAACCGCTTCTAACGAGGCAAGCACCTCTGGTGGCGAGTCCTCCAAGAGCGGGTGCGCCTCATCCAGCGCGCAATCGTCAAATGCAGGCAACTGGACCCCCTCAGAGGATGCTTTCATCATCAGCATGAAGAATGGCGGCGAATCCTGGGCCTCGATTGGGAACGCCATCAACCGGGGCAAGAATGAGGTCAGGAAGCGATGGCATGTGGCCAAGATCAACGCCGCAAACTCAGAGTCCGGAGGCGACTCGCAGACTGAGTCTGGAGGAGATGTTTCCCAATCCGACTCTGTGGACGAGACCCAATCTGACCAGAGTCAGGAGGGGCAGAAGGCTAATGAAAAGTTCAAGTCCAAGGCCGAGAGAAAGGCTGCGCGAAAGGCCgaccagaagaagaacaagggaAAAACTATGGCAGACGACACGACCAAAGAAACGGGAGACTGCGCTCCCAAGCCAAAGAGACACGGccagaaggccaagaagcatGAAGGCATTAAGAGTTCGGAAGGGCCTAGCACCCCCAAAACCACCCCGTCCTCCAACTCCATCGGCGACTCCCCCAACTCGTCCCTCCGCAgccgcctcgccctgctGCGCGACACCACTTCGACATCCTCTTCCACATCCTCCGCTACTAGCAATGATGGTGAGTATGGCGATGGCCCTCCCAACCAATGCTACACTCGTGAGCTCGCCCGCCAGGAGCGCTACATCCGCCGCCACGTCAACCCGACCCTCTacccctcgccgccgccgccattgtcGTCGCTGATGCTTCCCCCGAAAATTGCCAACCCACCCAGTCTTTTGGACAAGCGCCAGCGACGCGACGATAAGATTCTGGCGTCTTTGGTGTCCCAAAGGGAGGCAACAAAGTGGCTTGAGATGCAGGCCAACTTCTACAACGTCACGGGCCGGATGGTGCCTCTACACATGATCAAGACGCGCTGTGATGCTGAGGAGGACAGAGGCAAGGCGGCAGGCATTCAGTACTGGGCCGCCTCAGTAGCGCACGACAAGGAGATGCTGGATCCGAATGAGGGTACCGATGCCCCAGAGGACGCGCTTGtcgacagcgacgaggatgacgaggagtGA
- a CDS encoding Putative ribosomal RNA methyltransferase, FtsJ domain, ribosomal RNA methyltransferase, SPB1, which produces MAIQKKHGKGRLDKWYRLAKEKGYRARAAFKLIQLNKKYGFLEKSKVVVDLCAAPGSWCQVAAETCPVGALIVGVDLSPIKPIPKVITFQSDITTDKCRATIRSHLKTWKADCVLHDGAPNVGTAWNQDSFNQAELVLQSMKLATEFLVEGGTFVTKVFRSKDYNPLLWVFNQLFTKVEATKPPSSRNVSAEIFVVCKGYKAPKRIDPRFLDPRAVFAELKDATPNNEAKVYNPEVKKRKREGYEEGDYTQFKVVSASEFIHSVDPIAILGQTNQLSFDQPPNGDVALAALDKLPETTDEIRRNCADLKVLGRKEFKQLLKWRLKVREIFGFPTKKTVQEKKSLQDQVGEEVAEVESMDEELRIQQELEALKNKDDSKKKKERRKENEKKQRDIVRMQLNMVAPMDIGMEQAGPLGPDAMFALKTADKAGGINKIARGKMAILKESEKKAEEAGIVYSDSESDVEEDRLERELDGMYDQFRERKAAADAKWRAKRAREEHEDGEWEGVSGGEQSDSDEDMEVDSDSSDDEDDDEEDGSSRPLVTDLDSTAENGNLSKRATAFFGQDIFKDIDIGDVDDEAWGVDDKPREEPSRKKIKTAKEADAKKAKDDKTKAREDKKAAKEEVRKKVADGFDSDSESGDDAGFEVVKNQEEDWENQEKRRPDGRLDIDIITAEAMTLAHQLATGEKTKHDLVDEGFNKYALKDRDGLPDWFIDDETKHDKQQKPITKAAAAAIREKMRAYNARPIKKVREAKARKKFKAAQRLEKLKKKSDMLANEESMTEKEKAESIAKMMAKAGKVKRRPKPTLVVARGSNRGIQGRPKGVKGRYTIVDSRMKKDLRAQKRLAKKRK; this is translated from the exons ATGGCGATCCAGAAGAAGCACGGAAAAGGACGTTTGGACAAGTGGTACAGGCTtgccaaggagaagggatACCGTGCCAGAGCTGCGTTCAAACTGATCCAGCTGAACAAGAAGTATGGCTTtttggagaagagcaaggtcgtcgtcgatcttTGTGCCGCGCCCGGT TCGTGGTGTCAGGTCGCAGCGGAAACATGCCCGGTCGGCGCCCTGATCGTGGGTGTTGATCTCTCCCCCATAAAGCCCATCCCCAAGGTCATCACCTTCCAGAGCGATATTACGACTGATAAGTGTCGAGCAACGATCCGCTCGCACCTCAAGACGTGGAAGGCGGACTGCGTGCTCCACGATGGTGCGCCCAACGTCGGTACGGCCTGGAACCAAGATTCGTTCAACCAGGCCGAGCTGGTGCTGCAGTCGATGAAGCTGGCGACCGAGttccttgtcgagggcggcacTTTTGTCACAAAGGTTTTCCGGTCCAAAGATTACAACCCGCTGCTGTGGGTCTTCAATCAGCTCTTCACAAAGGTCGAGGCGACCAAGcccccgtcgtcgagaaaCGTGTCGGCCGAGATCTTCGTCGTCTGCAAAGGATATAAGGCGCCAAAGCGCATCGACCCCCGCTTCCTTGACCCCCGTGCTGTCTTTGCCGAGCTCAAGGACGCAACCCCGAacaacgaggccaaggtgTACAACCCCGAGGtgaagaagcgcaagcgTGAGGGTTACGAGGAGGGCGACTACACCCAGTTCAAGGTCGTCTCGGCCAGCGAGTTCATCCACTCGGTCGACCCCATCGCGATCCTCGGCCAGACCAATCAGCTGTCGTTCGATCAGCCCCCCAACGGCGACGTGGCGCTCGCGGCGTTGGACAAGCTGCcggagacgacggacgaGATTCGGAGGAACTGCGCTGATCTAAAGGTGCTCGGAAGGAAGGAGTTCAAGCAGCTGCTCAAATGGCGTCTCAAGGTGCGGGAGATCTTTGGCTTTCCGACAAAGAAGACCGtccaggagaagaagtctCTGCAGGACCAGGTGGGCGAGGAggttgccgaggtcgagtcGATGGATGAGGAGCTGCGGATCCagcaggagctcgaggcgctcaagaacaaggacgactccaagaagaagaaggagaggaggaaagagaacgagaagaagcaaaggGACATTGTGCGCATGCAGCTCAACATGGTCGCGCCCATGGATATTGGTATGGAGCAGGCCGGACCCCTTGGCCCCGACGCCATGTTCGCCCTCAAGAcggccgacaaggccggcggAATCAACAAGATCGCCCGCGGCAAGATGGCCATCCTCAAGGAGAGCGAGAAaaaggcggaggaggccggcATCGTGTACTCGGACTCGGAGAGCGACGTGGAAGAGGATCGCCTCGAGCGCGAGCTCGACGGTATGTACGACCAGTTCCGGGAGcgcaaggcggcggccgacgcAAAGTGGCGCGCCAAGCGGGCCCGGGAGGAGCACGAGGATGGCGAGTGGGAGggcgtctcgggcggcgagcagagcgacagcgacgaagACATGGAGGTGGACTCGGACAGCtcggatgacgaggacgatgacgaggaggacggcagcAGCCGGCCTCTCGTGACGGACCTGGACAGCACAGCGGAAAACGGCAACCTGTCCAAGCgggcgacggccttcttTGGCCAGGACATCTTCAAGGACATCGACattggcgacgtcgacgacgaggcgtggggcgtcgacgacaagccTCGGGAGGAGCCAAGTCGAAAGAAGATCAAGActgccaaggaggccgacgctaagaaggccaaggacgacaagaccaaggccagAGAAGACAAGAAAGCTGCCAAGGAAGAGGTCAGGAAGAAGGTCGCCGATGGGTtcgactcggactcggaaAGTGGAGACGACGCCGgcttcgaggtcgtcaagaacCAGGAGGAGGACTGGGAGAACCAGGAGAAGCGTCGTCCGGATGGCAGATTAG ACATCGACATCATTACCGCTGAAGCCATGACGCTCGCGCACCAGCTGGCGACGGGCGAGAAGACCAAGCACGACCTCGTGGACGAAGGGTTCAACAAATACGCCCTCAAGGACCGCGACGGCCTGCCTGACTGgttcatcgacgacgagaccaagCACGACAAGCAACAGAAGCCCATCaccaaggcggcggcggcggcgatccgCGAGAAGATGCGCGCCTACAACGCGCGGCCGATCAAGAAGGTGCGCGAGGCCAAGGCGCGCAAGAAGTTCAAGGCGGCGCAGCGCCTCGAAaagctcaagaagaagtcgGACATGCTCGCCAATGAGGAGAGCATgaccgagaaggagaaggccgaaAGCATCGCCAAGATgatggccaaggccggcaaggtcAAGAGAAGGCCCAAGCCTACTCTGGTCGTAGCCAGGG GCTCCAACCGCGGTATCCAGGGCCGTCCCAAGGGCGTCAAGGGCCGCTACACTATTGTGGATTCGAGAATGAAGAAGGACCTGAGAGCGCAGAAAAGGCTAGCCAAGAAGAGGAAGTAG
- a CDS encoding Putative WD40/YVTN repeat-like-containing domain superfamily gives MAYHGGMASPPPSDGLVPASSPALPSSPPPCISRKEKKKAVLTPRKFRRFFTPRGMPSHISRERPALGELGSPAINAQPTPPRSSLAEPISPSSNNSSLLSPFGSGDGPKKRKRTVVNPIPMKLPPLSRCSNSKRLRTQLEDLAEDGDMPLGRSPLARSLFGRDENTPPEDHVMTSPEAHSPSNRRTTALGSKYSAGPQTTPEEFARKLSSLTASNFANVGYDGLRPRSTLIDYFKCNRAGVPSASGLKPVTALAKRTQLVKDEATLPEYRPQPVIKLRNRGFGAQLLLREQGSTSRPGCERLEYPAFDSRASTASFWSRSTDVHMCNAHLTQANTIPFSLASCHNAPMTAIGDEEGFIRFFDTATTPLGATPRTKVSIVIQAHENAIMDLAFSDDDLRLASACGDRSGKIFDVMSQSVAVELNGGHFQSMRRVEFQPGQANGNVVATSDRDGKIQIWDLRCCNTPASAFSTRGPEGIVHRNRHQPALWARTTNTLDNAHARTVEGVTSPASVTALQYMPPGREHLLLSASEANACIKLWDTRYITPRNKDASPLAVTAEPPTHRWRPYGLTSLALSSDAARLYAVCKDNTVYAYSTSHMMLGHAPELSLHPPRQKAGSAVRGLAPMYGFKHDLFHVKSFYVRCALRPISTSGTELLAVGSTDKCAVVFPTDERVMREHWDTQSHLPMSDTISLDATSKSKQPLAGGQVPIVRNGTPLIRGHRREVTGLSWSNEGKLVTISDDYMARHWQEGDDDSSGGRDAWNLRTGGEFGGNRHMAGWADVGDDWDEDCDSHSEC, from the exons ATGGCCTACCATGGTGGCATGGCCAGTCCGCCACCGAGCGACGGTCTCGTGCCGGCCTCGTCTCCCGCCCTCCcctcgtctcctcctccgtgcATATCtcgaaaagaaaagaagaaagccGTCTTGACGCCCCGGAAGTTCCGTCGGTTTTTTACCCCGCGGGGCATGCCCTCCCACATCTCGCGAGAACGCCcggccctcggcgagctgggcagCCCCGCGATCAATGCCCAACCGACACCCCCGCGATCCAGTCTCGCCGAACCTATATCCCCCTCCTCGAATAACAGCAGCCTGCTGTCGCCCTTTGGAAGCGGAGATGGGCCAaagaagcggaagcggaCCGTCGTGAATCCGATACCCATGAAGTTGCCACCGTTGAGTCGGTGCTCAAATTCGAAGCGCTTGAGAACCCAGCTGGAGGACCTGGCGGAGGATGGGGACATGCCCTTGGGCCGAAGCCCTCTCGCGAGGTCCCTTTTTGGCCGGGATGAGAACACTCCACCCGAGGACCATGTCATGACCTCGCCCGAGGCACATTCCCCTTCCAACCGTCGTACGACAGCTTTAGGATCGAAGTACTCGGCAGGTCCGCAGACAACACCGGAAGAGTTTGCAAGGAAGCTCAGCTCTTTGACAGCCAGCAACTTTGCGAATGTGGGATATGACGGTCTTCGGCCTAGGTCTACTTTG ATCGACTATTTCAAGTGTAATCGAGCGGGTGTTCCGTCTGCTAGCGGATTGAAGCCTGTCACAGCCCTTGCAAAGCGCACCCAGCTGGTAAAGGATGAAGCT ACCCTTCCTGAGTACCGGCCACAGCCTGTAATCAAGCTTCGTAATCGTGGATTTGGCGCTCAACTCCTCCTTCGTGAGCAGGGAAGCACTTCTCGTCCAGGATGTGAGCGTCTCGAGTATCCTGCTTTTG ACTCAAGGGCCAGCACAGCTTCCTTTTGGAGCCGAAGCACTGACGTTCACATGTGCAACGCGCACTTGACTCAGGCGAATACCATTCCCTTTAGTCTTGCGAGCTGCCACA ATGCTCCAATGACGGCGATTGGAGATGAGGAAGGCTTCATTCGCTTCTTCGACACGGCAACAACCCCTCTCGGTGCAACGCCTCGAACAAAAGTCAGCATCGTTATTCAGGCCCATGAGAACGCCATAATGGATCTTGCATTCTCCGACGACGATCTCCGTCTCGCAAGTGCCTGCGGCGACCGCTCGGGCAAGATCTTCGACGTCATGTCACAGAGCGTTGCCGTCGAGTTGAACGGCGGTCACTTCCAATCCATGCgccgagtcgagttccaaCCAGGCCAGGCCAACGGAAATGTTGTGGCCACATCTGACCGCGACGGCAAGATTCAAATCTGGGACCTGCGATGTTGCAATACACCTGCCAGCGCATTTTCCACACGCGGGCCCGAAGGCATCGTCCACCGCAACAGGCATCAGCCGGCGCTTTGGGCGAGAACGACCAACACACTCGATAACGCCCACGCCCGcaccgtcgagggcgtcacaTCTCCGGCCTCCGTCACAGCGCTGCAATACATGCCCCCAGGCCGCGAACATCTTCTGCTATCCGCTTCCGAGGCAAATGCCTGCATCAAGCTCTGGGATACCCGGTACATCACGCCGCGTAACAAGGACGCCTCGCCGCTTGCCGTGACCGCGGAACCGCCAACTCACCGCTGGCGCCCTTATGGCCTCACATCTCTCGCCCTGAGCAGTGACGCAGCCCGCCTCTACGCCGTCTGCAAGGACAACACCGTTTACGCATACTCCACCTCGCACATGATGCTCGGCCATGCTCCAGAACTTTCCCTCCATCCACCTCGCCAAAAAGCCGGATCGGCAGTCCGAGGTCTGGCGCCGATGTATGGCTTCAAGCATGACCTATTCCACGTTAAGTCGTTCTACGTCCGCTGCGCCCTTCGCCCCATATCCACTTCCGGCACAGAACTTCTGGCCGTTGGCAGTACGGACAAATGCGCAGTCGTCTTTCCCACCGACGAGCGGGTAATGCGAGAGCACTGGGACACGCAGAGTCACTTGCCTATGTCTGACACCATCAGCTTGGACGCCACCTCAAAATCAAAACAGCCCCTCGCTGGAGGCCAAGTCCCCATCGTCCGCAACGGAACGCCCCTCATCCGCGGCCATCGCCGCGAGGTCACAGGATTGAGCTGGTCCAATGAGGGAAAGCTCGTCACCATATCGGACGACTACATGGCGCGCCACTGGcaagagggcgacgatgacagCTCTGGCGGCCGCGACGCGTGGAACCTGCGCACCGGCGGAGAGTTTGGCGGCAACCGCCACATGGCCGGGTGGGCCGACGTTGGGGATGACTGGGACGAGGACTGCGATTCGCATTCAGAGTGCTGa